TAAGTAGGCGCCCAGCACATATTTCCATAGTAAAAGTTTCCGAGGCAAGATATATTACAGCCGGGTTAAACAAATTCCGGAGCGGATTTCTGGGGCGGGGAAAGTGGTGGGTGATACTGGATTCGAACCAGTGACCTCTACGATGTGAACGTAGCGCTCTAACCAGCTGAGCTAATCACCCCGGGCAGGAGGTGGTGGGTGATACTGGACTCGAACCAGTGACCTCTACGATGTCAACGTAGCGCTCTAACCAAACTGAGCTAATCACCCATGTTAGGAATGCCATCCCAAAAAGAGGCGAGATTTTGTCAATCAAATTCTGCCCGAACCGATGCCTTCCCACCCCGAAATCCTTTCCGGAAAAGGATGCGGTCTCTAACGCAGCCTGCCTGTCCAGGGATGGGACTTGCGCCAGCCAGCCTGAGAGCGGTAGGGAACGTAATAGACCAGCAAATCGGCTAAGGAGCGGTGCTTCACCACCTTTATCGTGAAATCCGCCTTGCTCTTGTATTTCTCAAAATACCAGATACCGTCCTTATCCCTGGCTTGGGAGCGGTATTCCGCCACCCTGACACAGAGGTCTGCCTGGCTTTTGTATTCGCAGATGTTCCTCCTTGAGCATTTTCCAACTCGAAAACAGCATGGTTTCCGGCTTCATATTTGTCAATGCCATTTGTTTTTCAAGGATACGGAATCCAAATTGCATGCCATCACAGAGTGGAGGAAATGATGAAAAGATGCCTGTTTCTGGTCATGTTCCTGGCACCGCTGCTGCTGAGCGCTGCCAACTTCTTCGATTTGCCCACCGAGGTGACGCAGCCTGACGGCTCCGTGCTGGATTTGCTTGCTTCGGGCGATGAATTTGCCAACCGCCTGCACGACGCGAACGGCTATACCATCATCCAGAGCCCCATCGACGGCTGGTATTATTACGCTGTCCGCTCCGGAAGCGAACCGGTCCCTTCTTCATACAGGGTTGGTTCCGCTGACCCAAGAGCACTGGGCCTCGAGCCCGGGATAAACATCTCTCCAGAGCGTTACCACCAGAAAGTGGCATTTATGAATTCCCACGCCCGCTCCGGCTCCAAAGGCCCGAACACTGGCACTGTGAACAACCTTGTGGTCTATATTAAATTCAGCGACCAGACGGAATTCAGCGATCCCCGCTCGGTTTACGACGCCAAGTTCAATGCTGTGGGCGACGACCAGTTTTCCCTGCGCAACTACTTTCACCAGGTGAGCTATGACCAGCTTGATTACGTTTCCCATCACTTCCCCACTTGCGAACCAAACGTCAATCTATCCTACACGGACAGCCATCCCCGGGCGTACTTCCTGCCCTACAACTCCGTCACCAATCCCACCGGCTACCGCGATTTCCAGCGCACCGACCGTGAACATCAGTTGCTGGCCGACGCCCTGAACTCCATTGCCAGCCAGGTGCCCTCCACATTGAACATCGACGCCGACAACGATGGCTATGTGGACAACGTCTGCTTCGTAATCCGCGGACCCCATTCCGCCTGGGCGGAACTGCTCTGGGCCCACCGCTGGGTGCTCTATACCCAGGATGTTTTCATCAACGGCAAAATGGTCTGGGATTTCACCTTCCAGCCGGAAAACCAGAACAGCGTGCGCACCCTCTGCCATGAAATGTTCCACAGCGTGGGCGCTCCGGACCTCTACCATTACGATTTTGACGGCATCACCCCCGCCGGCTGCTGGGACATCATGGAAAGCGGCGGCGGCCACATGTGCATGCATATGAAATACCACTACGGCGGCTGGCTGAGTTCCATCCCCACCATCGGGCCCGGAACTTACACCCTAAACCCCGTAACTTCCCAAGTGAATAACGCTTACCGCTATGAACTCAACTCCCAGGAATCCCTCGTTTTCGAATACCGCAAACGCGGCGCTGACATCTTCGAGGAAAACCTGCCCGGTTCCGGACTGCTGATCTATCGCGTCAATTCCACACTGAGTGGAAACGCCTCTGGTCCGCCGGACGAGGTTTACGTATTCCGCCCCGGCGGCTCCCAAACCTCCAACGGCTCCGTCTTCGACGCCAGTTTCAGCGCCCAGAGCGGACGCACCGCCTTCAACCAACACACAGATCCCTGCTGCTTCCTGAGCTACGGAAGCTCGTGCCCCGTGAACGTCCATAGCATCTCGGAAGCCCATGAAACCATCACTTTCACGCTTTCGACCTCTGACGCGGCTTATCCGCCCCTGATTTCGGGATTTGTTCCGGCTGACGGCGCCATCATCACCGCGGTGGACACCCTGATTTCTGTGCAGATCGACGATCTGGGGACAAACATCAGCCTGGTCGAGTTTTTCCTCGATGACCTAAGCGTGGGCACATCCTACACGCAACCCTGGTCGGTGAATATTCCCGAAGGCTGGCTCACTCCGGGGCAGCACACAGTTAAAGTGCGCGCTGTCAATACCACCAGCCTTGAAGCCAGCGCCCAGGCCAGGGTGAAGGTGGTCGATCCGCTGCAGCCGACCTGGTTTGGCTGGCTAAGCGAAACTCCGGTCTGGGACGAATACGGACGCGGGGCTGTGCCTATCAAGATAGCGCTGGAACTTGATTTGGGCGCGCAGCAGTATCTGGTGAAAAAACTGGCTTTCGACGCGGTGGCCGATCCCTGGGGCTTTCCAGTCGAGCCGGGACTGGTGAACGCCAAGATCCACCGCTTTTCCAACGGCGCCATCACTAATGAGATACTGCTCGACATCGGCGACATCATCAGCCCCATGAACGGCAGGTTTGAACACACCGTGAACAGCCTTATACCCATCTCCGGGCACGTGGCTGTGGTTTTGGACCTCTTTGAATACCAAAAGCTCCGCTTCGACATCAATGGAGCCTGCGGACACAGTTGGACAACCGAACCTGACCGACCCTGGACCGATGCCCTTGCCCGCGGCGTTTTGGGCGCAGCTGCCATCGAGCTTCAGCTTCAGGCTCCGGGCTCTCCAAACCAGGATTTGACCGTCCCCACTCCGGAACCAAGCCTGAGCGCCTGG
This sequence is a window from Candidatus Cloacimonadota bacterium. Protein-coding genes within it:
- a CDS encoding M6 family metalloprotease domain-containing protein; this translates as MKRCLFLVMFLAPLLLSAANFFDLPTEVTQPDGSVLDLLASGDEFANRLHDANGYTIIQSPIDGWYYYAVRSGSEPVPSSYRVGSADPRALGLEPGINISPERYHQKVAFMNSHARSGSKGPNTGTVNNLVVYIKFSDQTEFSDPRSVYDAKFNAVGDDQFSLRNYFHQVSYDQLDYVSHHFPTCEPNVNLSYTDSHPRAYFLPYNSVTNPTGYRDFQRTDREHQLLADALNSIASQVPSTLNIDADNDGYVDNVCFVIRGPHSAWAELLWAHRWVLYTQDVFINGKMVWDFTFQPENQNSVRTLCHEMFHSVGAPDLYHYDFDGITPAGCWDIMESGGGHMCMHMKYHYGGWLSSIPTIGPGTYTLNPVTSQVNNAYRYELNSQESLVFEYRKRGADIFEENLPGSGLLIYRVNSTLSGNASGPPDEVYVFRPGGSQTSNGSVFDASFSAQSGRTAFNQHTDPCCFLSYGSSCPVNVHSISEAHETITFTLSTSDAAYPPLISGFVPADGAIITAVDTLISVQIDDLGTNISLVEFFLDDLSVGTSYTQPWSVNIPEGWLTPGQHTVKVRAVNTTSLEASAQARVKVVDPLQPTWFGWLSETPVWDEYGRGAVPIKIALELDLGAQQYLVKKLAFDAVADPWGFPVEPGLVNAKIHRFSNGAITNEILLDIGDIISPMNGRFEHTVNSLIPISGHVAVVLDLFEYQKLRFDINGACGHSWTTEPDRPWTDALARGVLGAAAIELQLQAPGSPNQDLTVPTPEPSLSAWPNPFAASAVISLDLKAAAPTELAIYNLRGQKVRSLLDSRLGTGRHEIAWDGLDQSGRAVSPGIYFCRLKTGDFAKTIRLARIR